The following coding sequences are from one Lasioglossum baleicum chromosome 18, iyLasBale1, whole genome shotgun sequence window:
- the LOC143218057 gene encoding CUE domain-containing protein 1 yields MIFHVMASAMEQQQQQQQQQQQQQTTLEFYQAMADFKNMFPQMDDDVIEAVLRSNQGAVDTTIDQLLSMSTDNENEKIRSELEQNEKSPSTSKSPKADSRVTLKSIRKWQPALLGPLPETFLRLTQVPEDNHDLSSKENSMLEDERIFMFLQNEEFMAELRWNEDFLSTLESDSKIPGTNLEKYGQGGHDDEDLFKERLKHMGKVSRRKFAQLTKVFTRSKRRGGRQLLTPTASCDDLLNPEESSRSQS; encoded by the exons ATGATATTTCACGTAATGGCCTCTGCCATggagcaacaacagcaacagcagcagcaacaacaacaacagcagaccACCCTGGAATTTTACCAGGCAATGGCTgattttaaaaacatgttcccACAAATGGATGACGATGTGATAGAG GCTGTGTTGAGATCTAATCAAGGTGCCGTGGACACCACTATTGACCAATTGCTCAGCATGAGCACAGACAACGAAAACGAAAAGATTAGAAGTGAATTAGAACAAAACGAAAAATCACCGAGCACCTCTAAGTCTCCGAAAGCTGATTCGAGAGTGACCTTAAAAAGTATACGTAAATGGCAGCCTGCTTTACTAGGACCACTACCAGAAACATTTCTTAGACTCACACAAGTTCCAGAAGACAATCATGATTTGTCATCAAAAGAGAATTCCATGTTGGAGGATGAAAGAATCTTTATGTTTCTTCAGAACGAAGAATTCATGGCCGAACTACGTTGGAACGAAGATTTCCTGTCAACATTAGAAAGCG ACTCGAAAATACCAGGAACGAATCTCGAAAAGTATGGCCAAGGTGGCCACGATGATGAAGATCTGTTCAAAGAAAGATTAAAACATATGGGAAAAG TGTCTCGACGTAAGTTCGCGCAACTTACCAAAGTATTTACACGCAGTAAAAGACGTGGAGGTAGGCAATTACTAACACCAACAGCTTCTTGTGATGACTTACTGAATCCTGAGGAGTCCTCTAGATCTCAATCTTAG
- the LOC143218052 gene encoding WASH complex subunit 4-like — translation MKLLNGPASADRRLIVRCALACGSQLTDTFKDEDMVKLRILLDNYDTIAELYNVINEICDYSILLHHQNIIPAYFSFVADSNLNISHVIHLFGAFNSTINEQEGSDLKTKRILQLKEMLTKNILEPVCHEIETNLRLHVHAHLKLDSTNPFNIGAKDGGRVVQSLPLPLANSMIYAKRFIEHYLDNMFYNLTTVALHDWRTYRMMHALAHYKLNLNTVQNHLPTQTLEQGLDALEIMRNIHVFVSKYLYNLNTQTFIEHTSNNKHLNTFGIRHIANSIRTHGTGIMSTTVNFVYQFLRVKLHTFSQFLFDEHIKSRLMRDIRFIKAQRENGATPYTYERAEKFQKGIRKLGMTSDGLSYLDQFRQLITQIGNALGYVRLIRSGGLHASSNAISFLPDINSSVSFELICKDLNYSTITQAAASCLENDIASLVQNFTKGIQYFKLLVDVFASAFRDTKSHHLQQFYAIVPPLTLSFVDNSISNKEKMFKKNQTGAAFTDDGFAMGIAYINALLNQSAELDSLHWFKTVEEHLSTEKHGAANKNDHGDEKLQQTRALTLKRLKERSAEFQLLYYSLSGARVFFKQSDTLITD, via the coding sequence ATGAAACTATTGAATGGGCCGGCGAGTGCAGACAGAAGATTAATAGTAAGATGCGCTTTAGCGTGTGGTAGTCAGTTAACAGATACGTTCAAAGATGAAGACATGGTGAAACTAAGGATTTTATTAGACAATTACGATACCATAGCAGAATTGTACAATGTTATCAATGAAATTTGCGATTATTCTATATTGCTGCATCATCAGAATATAATTCCTGCTTACTTCTCTTTTGTAGCAGACAGTAATTTGAACATAAGCCATGTCATACATTTATTCGGAGCATTTAACAGTACCATTAATGAACAAGAAGGGTCGGATTTGAAAACAAAGAGGATTCTGCAGTTGAAAGAGATGTTAACTAAGAATATTCTAGAACCTGTTTGTCACGAGATTGAAACGAATCTGAGGCTTCACGTTCATGCACACCTAAAGTTGGATTCCACTAATCCATTCAACATTGGAGCAAAAGACGGCGGAAGAGTAGTACAATCCTTGCCACTACCTTTGGCAAACAGTATGATCTATGCCAAAAGGTTTATCGAACATTACCTCGATAACATGTTTTACAATCTCACTACAGTGGCCCTGCATGATTGGAGAACATACAGGATGATGCATGCTCTTGCTCACTATAAACTGAATCTTAATACTGTACAGAATCACCTGCCTACACAAACCTTGGAGCAAGGTTTGGATGCATTAGAGATTATGCGAAACATTCATGTGTTTGTTTCAaagtatttatataatttaaataccCAAACGTTCATTGAACATACTAGCAACAATAAGCATTTGAACACCTTTGGAATTCGCCACATAGCCAATTCCATTAGGACTCATGGTACCGGTATCATGAGCACAACAGTCAACTTTGTGTatcaatttcttcgcgtgaagCTGCACACGTTTTCACAATTTCTATTCGACGAACACATCAAGTCGAGACTAATGCGGGACATAAGGTTTATCAAGGCTCAAAGAGAAAACGGCGCGACACCTTACACGTACGAAAGAGCAGAAAAGTTCCAAAAGGGAATCAGAAAGTTAGGTATGACGTCTGACGGTTTGAGTTACCTGGATCAGTTCCGGCAATTGATAACTCAAATTGGAAACGCGCTGGGATACGTAAGACTAATCAGATCCGGCGGATTGCATGCGAGTTCGAATGCTATATCCTTCCTGCCGGACATTAATTCATCTGTGTCTTTCGAACTGATATGCAAAGACTTGAATTATAGTACTATAACGCAAGCTGCGGCTAGCTGCTTGGAAAACGATATCGCAAGTTTGGTGCAAAACTTTACGAAGGGTATACAATACTTCAAACTTCTTGTTGATGTGTTTGCGTCTGCGTTCAGGGATACAAAGTCGCACCACTTGCAACAATTTTACGCAATTGTTCCTCCGTTAACGTTAAGCTTTGTAGACAATTCGATATCGAACAaggagaaaatgtttaaaaagaaTCAAACAGGTGCAGCATTCACCGACGACGGTTTCGCGATGGGAATCGCATATATAAATGCTCTCTTGAATCAGTCGGCGGAACTAGACAGTTTGCATTGGTTCAAAACAGTTGAAGAGCATTTAAGCACGGAGAAGCACGGAGCGGCGAATAAGAACGATCATGGAGACGAAAAGTTGCAACAAACCAGAGCATTAACGTTGAAACGTTTGAAGGAGAGAAGCGCTGAATTTCAGTTACTCTATTACAGTTTATCTGGGGCCAGAGTATTTTTTAAACAGTCCGATACTTTAATTACCGATTGA
- the LOC143217843 gene encoding WASH complex subunit 4-like, translating into MIESTAWNTKKDETVYKAAGSIHLRKYSQFFKELAEKTWNADSSLEYFMEGPLRLVYKPVEDVSLIYLIEMENKFLTKLLAAVAATCREIRLLETEAKSFYKKLFTHGERDADNNQKSITCLLSDLQDMFVFVNRVWTVVHLTTEQLSSLSGNANEVYLPVLIEHFIDLFVIVLTLDEIIESQPSLLEQWKKYRMHVRSIIHDPLQFGIMESKLHAFNKLLKDLQDCLLKRVIFPKTIERAMDVSKGPMMNEQITSYLKNLMSDIENKSGNSITLSKNWTRVNIGLVVVTKLYGTCDKKLIKRVLENNKKFYAVTLIGNVIWIPSKFLSEFLPKETGNAVSPQIGEKLLSSRTQKLSQTVNNLIHKAVTWSTEVQAVSMKNTLQASDIWQKKSLLIDLIVLLSEIKETVSFVMNMHAALIKPMNRNTVQLICRLIEQC; encoded by the exons ATGATAGAATCAACAGCATGGAACACGAAAAAGGACGAAACAGTATACAAAGCGGCAGGTTCGATACATTTGCGAAAGTATAGTCAGTTTTTTAAAGAGCTCGCGGAGAAAACATGGAACGCGGACTCCTCCTTAGAATATTTTATGGAAGGCCCGTTGCGGCTGGTATACAAGCCCGTCGAAGATGTCAGTCttatatatttaatagaaaTGGAGAATAAATTTCTGACCAAGTTGTTAGCTGCCGTCGCTGCCACATGCAGAGAGATCAGGCTCCTCGAGACAGAAGCAAAATCCTTCTACAAGAAATTGTTTACGCACGGAGAAAGAGATGCTGATAACAATCAGAAGAGTATCACGTGCCTGCTCTCCGACTTGCAAGATATGTTCGTTTTTGTGAACAGAGTATGGACCGTTGTGCATTTGACGACAGAGCAACTGTCCAGCTTGTCTGGTAACGCTAACGAGGTTTATTTACCTGTGCTGATAGAACACTTTATCGATCTATTTGTAATTGTTCTAACATTGGACGAAATCATCGAGTCTCAACCGTCGTTGTTAGAGCAATGGAAGAAATACAGAATGCATGTGCGCTCTATCATCCACGATCCATTGCAATTTGGTATAATGGAATCGAAGCTCCACGCATTCAATAAGTTGCTAAAGGACTTGCAGGACTGTTTATTGAAGAGGGTAATTTTCCCGAAAACAATCGAACGAGCTATGGATGTGAGTAAAGGTCCTATGATGAACGAACAGATCACtagttatttaaaaaatttaatgtcGGATATCGAGAACAAGTCTGGCAACAGCATTACATTGAGCAAGAACTGGACCAGAGTAAATATCGGTCTTGTTGTGGTGACCAAATTGTACGGCACCTGTgataagaaattaattaaacgaGTACTTGAGAATAATAAGAAATTTTATGCTGTTACTCTGATCGGGAATGTTATATGGATACCAAGTAAATTTTTAAGCGAGTTTTTGCCAAAGGAAACTGGCAATGCTGTTAGCCCACAGATCGGAGAGAAGCTATTGTCCTCCAGAACACAGAAATTGTCTCAGACTGTGAACAATTTGATTCATAAAGCTGTCACATGGTCTACAGAAGTACAGGCTGTTTCAATGAAGAATACGTTACAAGCGTCGGATATCTGGCAAAAGAAGTCTTTGTTGATAGATTTAATTGTTTTGTTATCCGAAATTAAGGAGACTGTATCGTTCGTAATGAACATGCATGCTGCGCTAATTAAGCCAATGAATCGTAATACTGTTCAATTGATTTGCCGACTAATAGAG CAATGCTAG
- the LOC143218054 gene encoding popeye domain-containing protein 3 isoform X1: MWICFDPIGSREGWRASILFLVFFSGTYFGIDASLTNAAASNVPHNTVTSEVSLPISTHHENDECRNVTTDNRAAIGLSVVSHESGSPHSPIVPPAFLYGVLTCQPYQGISVNHIYFQLANAFFLLSHLAPSGIHGVLYLRCTLLVGCAFLALWGWTIACWLDAALWNVLFVAINFVHVCTLLYKLRPIKFPREVEEVYIAVFQPLRVSRQQFKKVLNCMKVIRQLKYQEVYAQEKVTKVDSLSLVLSGKLVVSQNGRALHIVFPHQFLDSPEWFGVSTDDYFQVSITAMVESRILLWHRDKLKLSIISDQFLQAVFDHILGRDVVKKLMQVSETMAASSHQQQNGQVIGLSGIGALENDPDTKLFVVKKTGDSQGITALISRQLQAAGDPNAWRLGRIEETDHETPV; this comes from the exons ATGTGGATCTGTTTTGATCCTATAGGAAGCCGAGAAGGCTGGCGTGcttctattttatttcttgtattcTTCTCTGGGACATATTTTGGTATCGATGCCAGCTTAACGAATGCGGCTGCATCTAATGTTCCTCACAATACTGTCACGTCAGAAGTATCACTACCAATTTCAACACATCATGAAAACGACGAATGTAGGAATGTGACCACTGATAATAGAGCGG cTATTGGTCTGTCAGTGGTCAGTCATGAATCTGGTTCTCCACATTCGCCGATAGTGCCTCCAGCGTTTCTGTACGGAGTTCTTACCTGCCAACCTTATCAAGGAATTTCTGTGAACCACATCTACTTTCAACTAGCAAATGCCTTCTTTCTATTGTCACACCTCGCACCAAGTGGCATACACGGTGTACTCTATTTAAGGTGCACTCTACTCGTGGGCTGTGCCTTTCTTGCTTTGTGGGGCTGGACAATAGCTTGCTGGCTGGACGCTGCTCTCTGGAATGTTCTGTTTGTTGCCATCAACTTCGTCCATGTATGCACGCTTCTTTACAAGCTCAGGCCTATCAAGTTTCCAAGGGAAGTTGAAGAG GTATATATTGCAGTGTTCCAGCCATTAAGGGTATCACGTCAGCAGTTTAAAAAAGTATTAAATTGTATGAAGGTTATACGACAGTTGAAATATCAAGAAGTTTATGCCCAAGAAAAAGTGACAAAAGTTGATTCTTTATCTTTGGTACTTTCTGGAAA ATTAGTAGTATCACAAAATGGAAGAGCATTACACATTGTCTTCCCACATCAGTTCCTGGATTCTCCAGAATGGTTTGGTGTCTCCACGGACGATTACTTTCAG GTATCAATAACAGCTATGGTAGAATCAAGAATATTATTATGGCATAGAGACAAGTTAAAGTTAAGCATAATTAGTGATCAATTTCTGCAGGCAGTGTTTGATCATATATTGGGAAGGGATGTAGTAAAAAAATTGATGCAG GTCAGTGAAACAATGGCTGCTAGTAGTCACCAACAACAAAATGGCCAAGTAATTGGTTTGAGTGGTATCGGAGCCTTAGAAAACGATCCTGACACCAAACTTTTCGTTGTGAAAAAGACTGGCGACAGTCAAGGTATTACTGCTCTCATCAGTCGTCAACTTCAAG CAGCTGGAGATCCAAATGCATGGAGATTGGGAAGAATTGAAGAGACTGATCATGAAACTCCTGTTTAA
- the LOC143218054 gene encoding popeye domain-containing protein 3 isoform X2, which produces MWICFDPIGSREGWRASILFLVFFSGTYFGIDASLTNAAASNVPHNTVTSEVSLPISTHHENDECRNVTTDNRAAIGLSVVSHESGSPHSPIVPPAFLYGVLTCQPYQGISVNHIYFQLANAFFLLSHLAPSGIHGVLYLRCTLLVGCAFLALWGWTIACWLDAALWNVLFVAINFVHVCTLLYKLRPIKFPREVEEVYIAVFQPLRVSRQQFKKVLNCMKVIRQLKYQEVYAQEKVTKVDSLSLVLSGKLVVSQNGRALHIVFPHQFLDSPEWFGVSTDDYFQVSITAMVESRILLWHRDKLKLSIISDQFLQAVFDHILGRDVVKKLMQSYAFV; this is translated from the exons ATGTGGATCTGTTTTGATCCTATAGGAAGCCGAGAAGGCTGGCGTGcttctattttatttcttgtattcTTCTCTGGGACATATTTTGGTATCGATGCCAGCTTAACGAATGCGGCTGCATCTAATGTTCCTCACAATACTGTCACGTCAGAAGTATCACTACCAATTTCAACACATCATGAAAACGACGAATGTAGGAATGTGACCACTGATAATAGAGCGG cTATTGGTCTGTCAGTGGTCAGTCATGAATCTGGTTCTCCACATTCGCCGATAGTGCCTCCAGCGTTTCTGTACGGAGTTCTTACCTGCCAACCTTATCAAGGAATTTCTGTGAACCACATCTACTTTCAACTAGCAAATGCCTTCTTTCTATTGTCACACCTCGCACCAAGTGGCATACACGGTGTACTCTATTTAAGGTGCACTCTACTCGTGGGCTGTGCCTTTCTTGCTTTGTGGGGCTGGACAATAGCTTGCTGGCTGGACGCTGCTCTCTGGAATGTTCTGTTTGTTGCCATCAACTTCGTCCATGTATGCACGCTTCTTTACAAGCTCAGGCCTATCAAGTTTCCAAGGGAAGTTGAAGAG GTATATATTGCAGTGTTCCAGCCATTAAGGGTATCACGTCAGCAGTTTAAAAAAGTATTAAATTGTATGAAGGTTATACGACAGTTGAAATATCAAGAAGTTTATGCCCAAGAAAAAGTGACAAAAGTTGATTCTTTATCTTTGGTACTTTCTGGAAA ATTAGTAGTATCACAAAATGGAAGAGCATTACACATTGTCTTCCCACATCAGTTCCTGGATTCTCCAGAATGGTTTGGTGTCTCCACGGACGATTACTTTCAG GTATCAATAACAGCTATGGTAGAATCAAGAATATTATTATGGCATAGAGACAAGTTAAAGTTAAGCATAATTAGTGATCAATTTCTGCAGGCAGTGTTTGATCATATATTGGGAAGGGATGTAGTAAAAAAATTGATGCAG TCGTATGCATTCGTGTAA
- the LOC143218059 gene encoding centrosomal protein 20 isoform X1 produces the protein MAMEKDLINAVRESLMDSGELSRMKAEMRTKIIQILNSNNGGKQKLPKPTQDIALLNELIREYLDWMGFKYSSTVFISECNLSKQPPDRFLLAQNLGVTESDNGKELPLLCGILDTIKTTRNA, from the exons ATGGCAATGGAGAAGGATTTAATTAACG CTGTAAGGGAATCGCTCATGGATAGTGGAGAACTGTCTCGCATGAAGGCTGAAATGCGTACAAAGATCATACAGATATTAAATTCGAATAATGGAGGAAAACAAAAGTTACCAAAGCCGACTCAAGATATTGCGCTCTTGAACGAGCTTATACGCGAGTATTTAGACTGGATGGGATTCAAATACAGCTCTACTGTTTTCATATCAG AATGTAACTTGTCGAAGCAGCCCCCAGACAGATTTTTACTTGCCCAGAATTTAGGAGTAACAGAAAGCGACAATGGCAAGGAATTGCCATTGCTTTGCGGTATTCTGGATACAATAAAAACTACGAGAAACGCGTGA
- the LOC143218059 gene encoding centrosomal protein 20 isoform X2 — MDSGELSRMKAEMRTKIIQILNSNNGGKQKLPKPTQDIALLNELIREYLDWMGFKYSSTVFISECNLSKQPPDRFLLAQNLGVTESDNGKELPLLCGILDTIKTTRNA; from the exons ATGGATAGTGGAGAACTGTCTCGCATGAAGGCTGAAATGCGTACAAAGATCATACAGATATTAAATTCGAATAATGGAGGAAAACAAAAGTTACCAAAGCCGACTCAAGATATTGCGCTCTTGAACGAGCTTATACGCGAGTATTTAGACTGGATGGGATTCAAATACAGCTCTACTGTTTTCATATCAG AATGTAACTTGTCGAAGCAGCCCCCAGACAGATTTTTACTTGCCCAGAATTTAGGAGTAACAGAAAGCGACAATGGCAAGGAATTGCCATTGCTTTGCGGTATTCTGGATACAATAAAAACTACGAGAAACGCGTGA